A portion of the Gemmatimonadota bacterium genome contains these proteins:
- a CDS encoding SIR2 family protein: protein MPANALDDDDWDTIVSRISNGRCTPFLGAGMSAHRLPTGRALAQALAEKHGYPFDDRDNLPRVAQYAAVIRNDVPRIKEQVARQFSTATDAITAAAFADRTDPHRILADLPFAKYLTTNYDPFIERALEAAGTSCVVDLCAWNPATRKHVAGERVRGGGGASPTTDSDALPLVYHLHGVQEFPESMVLTEDDYLDFLAEIAMDPRCIRPDVSEVFAESSVLFLGYSLSDITFRVIFRIALQQLQLNRQRAHVAVQLPPTGNSEQIAQAIQQYLEHYLKLTMNVRFFWGTASDFTRELRTRWVKVHGDAGRTVATP, encoded by the coding sequence GTGCCCGCGAACGCGCTCGACGACGACGACTGGGATACGATCGTCAGCCGGATCAGCAACGGGCGCTGCACGCCGTTCCTGGGCGCGGGGATGTCGGCACACCGACTCCCCACCGGGCGTGCGCTCGCCCAGGCGCTGGCCGAGAAGCACGGCTATCCGTTCGACGACCGCGACAACCTGCCGCGCGTGGCGCAGTATGCGGCGGTGATCCGCAACGACGTGCCGCGCATCAAGGAGCAGGTGGCTCGACAGTTCAGCACGGCCACCGACGCCATCACCGCCGCTGCCTTTGCCGATCGCACCGATCCGCATCGCATCCTCGCCGATCTCCCGTTCGCGAAGTACCTCACGACCAACTACGACCCCTTCATCGAGCGGGCGCTGGAGGCGGCGGGGACGTCGTGCGTCGTCGACCTGTGCGCGTGGAACCCGGCCACGCGCAAGCACGTGGCCGGTGAACGCGTGCGTGGCGGTGGTGGCGCCTCACCAACCACCGACAGCGACGCGCTGCCGCTCGTGTATCACCTGCACGGGGTGCAGGAGTTCCCGGAGTCGATGGTCCTCACCGAGGACGACTATCTCGACTTCCTGGCCGAGATCGCGATGGACCCCCGGTGCATCCGTCCCGACGTCTCCGAGGTCTTTGCCGAGAGTTCGGTGCTCTTCCTGGGCTACTCGCTGAGCGACATCACCTTTCGCGTGATCTTCCGCATCGCGCTGCAGCAGCTGCAACTCAACCGCCAGCGCGCGCACGTGGCGGTGCAGCTGCCGCCCACCGGCAACAGCGAGCAGATCGCCCAGGCCATCCAGCAGTACCTGGAGCACTACCTCAAGCTGACGATGAACGTCCGCTTCTTCTGGGGCACGGCGTCGGACTTCACGCGCGAGCTGCGCACGCGCTGGGTCAAGGTGCACGGCGACGCGGGGCGCACGGTGGCGACGCCGTGA
- a CDS encoding DUF126 domain-containing protein produces the protein MRPADVLVAGEAEGEVLVLDAPLSFWGGVHESTGEVTDTHHPQHGASVAGRVMLLPGGRGSSSSSSVLAEVIRGGVGPAAILLGERDPIIALGAMVAEALYGRCVPVLVLDGDDYERVRTWRRARIARTADGVVLHEGARAPAP, from the coding sequence ATGAGGCCGGCCGACGTGCTGGTGGCCGGCGAGGCCGAGGGTGAGGTGCTCGTGCTCGACGCACCGCTGAGCTTTTGGGGGGGCGTCCACGAGTCGACGGGCGAGGTCACCGACACGCACCACCCGCAGCACGGCGCCTCGGTAGCTGGGCGCGTGATGCTCCTGCCGGGCGGGCGTGGCTCGAGCTCCAGTTCCAGCGTGCTGGCCGAGGTCATTCGCGGTGGCGTGGGGCCGGCGGCGATTCTACTTGGCGAGCGCGACCCGATCATCGCGCTGGGGGCGATGGTGGCGGAGGCGCTGTATGGGCGCTGCGTTCCGGTGCTCGTGCTGGACGGCGACGACTACGAGCGCGTTCGCACGTGGCGGCGCGCACGCATCGCACGAACGGCGGACGGGGTCGTACTGCATGAGGGCGCGAGGGCGCCGGCACCGTAG
- a CDS encoding aconitase X catalytic domain-containing protein, whose protein sequence is MGMPIPPGATSLAHTLLERYAAIVGATRLIPITRAHIDGCLYHGPASLDFARTLAESGAQVSVPTTLNVGAIDLLHPTLFRGRPEIVEAGRAMMRHYSAMGCRQTWTCAPYQLADRPNFGEQIAWAESNAIVFANSVLGARTERYGDFIDLCAAVTGMVPDVGLHTDEGRLGRTLVRVRGVADAMMRRDTFFAALGHLVGMRTGSAIPVIDGVPAATEDQLKAFGAAAASSGAVAMFHMVGVTPEAHTLGDALGGRTPERTIDVGPDDLRSAMRDLTSTTETALGAVSIGTPHFSYDEFTRLRTLLAGRRASSTLEFFVSTGRDILARLDAEGWGDELRSSGVQVVTDTCTYITPILSGRPGAVMTNSAKWAWYAPNNLGYQVVFASLEECVESAVRGEVWRDDAAWEAES, encoded by the coding sequence ATGGGGATGCCGATACCTCCTGGCGCGACGTCGCTCGCGCACACCCTCCTCGAACGCTACGCCGCCATCGTCGGCGCCACGCGCCTCATCCCCATCACTCGCGCGCACATCGACGGTTGCCTGTACCACGGGCCGGCCTCGCTCGACTTCGCGCGCACGCTCGCGGAGTCCGGGGCGCAGGTGTCGGTGCCGACGACGTTGAACGTCGGAGCGATCGACCTGCTCCACCCCACACTCTTTCGCGGGCGCCCGGAGATCGTCGAGGCGGGGCGTGCGATGATGCGCCACTACTCGGCCATGGGGTGCCGGCAGACGTGGACGTGCGCCCCGTATCAGCTGGCCGATCGCCCAAACTTCGGCGAGCAGATCGCCTGGGCCGAGTCGAATGCGATCGTCTTCGCCAACTCGGTGCTGGGGGCGCGCACGGAGCGCTACGGCGACTTCATCGACCTGTGTGCTGCAGTCACGGGGATGGTGCCTGACGTGGGGCTGCACACGGACGAGGGGCGCCTGGGGCGGACGCTGGTGCGCGTGCGCGGCGTGGCCGACGCGATGATGCGGCGCGACACCTTCTTCGCGGCGCTCGGGCACCTGGTGGGGATGCGCACCGGGTCGGCGATCCCGGTGATCGACGGCGTCCCCGCGGCGACCGAGGACCAGTTGAAGGCCTTTGGTGCGGCGGCCGCCTCGTCAGGCGCGGTGGCGATGTTCCACATGGTGGGGGTGACGCCGGAGGCGCACACGCTGGGCGACGCCTTAGGAGGGCGGACGCCCGAGCGCACGATCGACGTGGGGCCCGATGACTTGCGCTCGGCGATGCGCGACCTCACGTCGACGACCGAGACGGCGTTAGGCGCGGTGAGCATCGGGACGCCGCACTTCTCGTACGACGAGTTCACGCGGCTGCGTACGCTGCTCGCCGGACGGCGTGCCTCGTCGACGCTGGAGTTCTTCGTCAGCACCGGACGCGACATTCTCGCGCGCCTCGACGCCGAAGGGTGGGGGGACGAGCTCCGCTCGAGCGGAGTGCAGGTGGTGACGGACACCTGTACCTACATCACGCCGATCCTCTCCGGCCGCCCCGGCGCGGTGATGACCAACTCGGCCAAGTGGGCGTGGTACGCCCCGAACAACCTGGGCTATCAGGTCGTCTTCGCGTCGCTGGAGGAGTGCGTGGAATCGGCCGTGCGCGGTGAGGTCTGGCGCGACGACGCGGCGTGGGAGGCCGAGTCATGA
- a CDS encoding (deoxy)nucleoside triphosphate pyrophosphohydrolase has protein sequence MPAAAVIRVLAAVIARGDRYLVCQRPADKRHGGLWEFPGGKLEPGETDAEAARRELREELGVEVTEVGRERFGVHDQGSPFHIAFLPVTIVGEPACLEHSALAWATPAELLAYALAPSDRLFVESMLSGGPGATAGTSA, from the coding sequence GTGCCTGCCGCTGCCGTCATCCGCGTGCTGGCGGCGGTGATCGCGCGCGGCGATCGCTACCTCGTATGCCAACGACCGGCGGACAAGCGTCACGGCGGGCTGTGGGAGTTTCCCGGCGGAAAGCTGGAACCCGGCGAAACGGATGCCGAGGCCGCGCGCCGCGAGCTGCGCGAGGAGCTGGGGGTGGAGGTGACGGAGGTGGGGCGCGAGCGTTTCGGCGTGCACGACCAGGGCTCCCCGTTCCACATCGCGTTCCTCCCGGTGACGATCGTGGGCGAACCGGCCTGCCTCGAGCACTCGGCGCTGGCATGGGCGACGCCGGCCGAACTGCTCGCTTACGCGCTAGCCCCCAGCGACCGCCTGTTCGTGGAGTCCATGCTGAGCGGAGGACCGGGCGCCACCGCTGGCACCAGCGCCTAA
- a CDS encoding CIA30 family protein — protein MVVNDDVMGGRSHGGAGVEDGHLVFSGTLNTRGGGFASVRSRSLGRSLAPFTGLALRVKGDGRSYACDLRESARVQGFGVTWKAMFETSAGEWLQLALPFSTFEPTWRGGSLRNRGVPLDAAFHASAQSVGFTIADKRDGVFRLDVAAIGAY, from the coding sequence GTGGTGGTGAACGACGACGTGATGGGCGGGCGGTCGCACGGGGGCGCGGGCGTAGAAGACGGGCACCTCGTGTTCAGTGGCACGCTCAACACGCGCGGCGGCGGCTTCGCTTCGGTCCGCTCCCGATCGTTGGGGCGCTCGCTCGCTCCATTCACTGGCCTCGCGCTGCGCGTGAAGGGCGATGGGCGCTCGTATGCCTGCGACCTGCGCGAGTCGGCTCGCGTGCAGGGGTTCGGCGTGACGTGGAAGGCGATGTTCGAGACGAGTGCCGGGGAGTGGCTGCAGCTCGCCCTCCCGTTCTCCACCTTCGAGCCCACCTGGCGTGGCGGTTCGTTGCGAAACCGGGGGGTGCCGCTCGACGCCGCGTTCCATGCCTCGGCGCAGAGTGTGGGGTTCACCATCGCCGACAAGCGTGACGGCGTGTTTCGCCTCGACGTGGCGGCGATCGGTGCCTACTGA
- a CDS encoding FKBP-type peptidyl-prolyl cis-trans isomerase has translation MRILPLVPVAVLAMTAGACASRRAPLPSPIPAIPGTPTIAFALETLEMRKGSGTPMRPRACVYVHYTGWLTDGKKFDSSRDTMPNGQPRTPLAFPQGARRVIAGWDAGFEGMQVGGQRRLIIPYQLGYGELGRPPVIPPKATLVFDVELMAVADTLPTAGAPPLPAGAPPGPQCAPWRAVGTSR, from the coding sequence ATGCGAATCCTCCCTCTCGTTCCGGTCGCGGTGCTGGCCATGACGGCTGGGGCCTGCGCGTCGCGCCGGGCTCCGCTCCCCTCTCCCATCCCCGCGATTCCCGGCACGCCGACGATCGCCTTTGCCCTTGAGACGTTGGAGATGCGCAAAGGTAGCGGCACACCCATGCGCCCCCGGGCCTGTGTGTATGTCCACTACACGGGGTGGCTCACCGACGGCAAGAAATTCGACTCGTCGCGCGACACCATGCCCAACGGTCAGCCACGCACGCCACTCGCCTTCCCGCAGGGGGCGCGGCGGGTGATCGCGGGATGGGATGCGGGCTTCGAGGGGATGCAGGTGGGAGGGCAGCGCCGCCTCATCATTCCGTACCAACTGGGGTACGGCGAACTGGGACGTCCGCCGGTGATCCCCCCCAAGGCGACGCTGGTCTTCGACGTGGAGCTGATGGCGGTGGCCGACACGCTGCCGACCGCCGGCGCCCCCCCGCTCCCAGCTGGTGCGCCGCCGGGGCCACAGTGCGCGCCATGGCGCGCCGTCGGCACCTCACGGTGA
- a CDS encoding zinc ribbon domain-containing protein, which yields MPLFDYKCTACGHTFEALVHKGREPAACTACGGAALEKLLSLPAVKSSTTTDLAMRSAKKRDAGQAAERTHAQAQYEQSHDRHG from the coding sequence GTGCCTCTCTTCGACTACAAGTGCACTGCCTGCGGGCACACCTTCGAGGCGCTCGTCCACAAGGGGCGTGAGCCCGCGGCGTGCACCGCGTGCGGCGGCGCGGCGCTGGAGAAGCTGCTCTCGCTCCCGGCGGTGAAGTCGTCGACCACGACCGACCTGGCGATGCGGAGCGCGAAGAAGCGCGACGCGGGGCAGGCGGCCGAGCGGACACACGCGCAGGCGCAATACGAACAGAGCCACGACCGGCACGGCTGA
- a CDS encoding BlaI/MecI/CopY family transcriptional regulator, with product MSKPSATADLTRRERQVMDILHRRGPSTVSEIMDELPDPPTYSAVRSILRILGEKALVQYREEGPRYVYLPTAPANESRESALAHVVETYFAGSTEQAITALLRLSDADIGEPEIEQLRARIRAARAGGR from the coding sequence ATGTCCAAGCCTTCTGCCACTGCCGACCTCACCCGCCGCGAACGGCAGGTGATGGACATCCTCCACCGTCGCGGCCCCTCCACGGTGAGCGAGATCATGGACGAGCTCCCCGACCCGCCGACCTACTCGGCCGTCCGGTCGATCCTTCGCATCCTCGGGGAGAAGGCGCTGGTGCAGTACCGCGAGGAGGGCCCCCGCTACGTCTACCTCCCGACCGCCCCCGCGAACGAATCGCGCGAGAGCGCGCTCGCTCACGTGGTCGAGACGTACTTCGCCGGCTCCACCGAGCAGGCGATCACCGCCCTCCTGCGTCTGAGCGATGCCGACATCGGCGAGCCGGAGATCGAACAGCTGCGCGCGCGCATCCGCGCCGCCCGTGCCGGAGGGCGCTAG
- a CDS encoding HEAT repeat domain-containing protein, with amino-acid sequence MLPILTPGSLALLALLGKATLLLVAAFGGAALLQRAPAGARHLLWLATLGAVLALPAIATWSPLRLAVIPATWYTAASDDRAPEPVVRAGDPGAATSTAAADRATPGVPQPAPMAASVRETPFAGGLAAGSSAPRWQPSAWQLLLTIWAAVACGIGAWLIIGFVSVRRIVRRATVLTAREWGGALYDLADRLGVERTPQLVRSEDVKMPFAAGLLHPTVVLPAECDRWDDARRRAVLLHELAHISRNDLLGHTLGRVACALYWFHPLVWSAARRLRLESERACDDLALSCGVRPSSYAEHLLDIVTSVREPLTPVVAIPMADRREFEGRMLAILDPDVRRQGSRRQSMTVVAGLAALALVVGGSAPAAARAASADPTLRRPPGRDARVSRAAMAPLASPVPGVTRSEAFASPVPPVPPAGTLAGAASPASAASPASPAAAAARPVQVQLDTRLAQADSGERAALLTQVLRSDTSASIRRTAAWGLERYVERADVTTALAQALRGDASGSVREMAAWALGGGDDTPTARAGLLAALGSDRDATVRETAAWALAQVTDDERADDVERALTTALRDDVAAVRATALWAIGTLGNGKAPATVGDALADRDPRVRSMAAWVLFRREDPATLPVIERALGKEDDPRIRVALIRALGTMGDASAPTLARLLDSPDRDVRAAVVAALAGQNSAPWPMPMPRPRPFP; translated from the coding sequence ATGCTCCCAATCCTCACCCCGGGGTCGCTCGCCCTCCTCGCCCTCCTCGGGAAGGCCACCCTCCTCCTCGTCGCCGCCTTCGGCGGTGCCGCCCTCCTGCAGCGGGCCCCTGCTGGGGCCCGCCATCTCCTCTGGCTCGCCACGTTAGGCGCCGTCCTCGCCCTCCCGGCCATCGCCACCTGGAGTCCGTTGCGGCTGGCGGTTATCCCCGCAACGTGGTACACCGCCGCCTCGGACGACCGCGCCCCAGAACCCGTGGTCAGGGCCGGCGACCCGGGGGCGGCGACATCGACCGCGGCGGCCGATCGTGCGACACCGGGCGTACCTCAACCGGCACCCATGGCGGCGTCGGTGCGAGAGACGCCGTTTGCGGGGGGCCTGGCGGCGGGGTCGTCGGCGCCTCGCTGGCAGCCCTCGGCGTGGCAGCTCCTCCTCACGATCTGGGCCGCCGTCGCCTGCGGCATCGGCGCCTGGCTCATCATCGGCTTCGTCAGTGTGCGTCGCATCGTCCGTCGCGCCACCGTGCTCACCGCGCGCGAGTGGGGTGGGGCGCTCTACGACCTCGCCGACCGCCTCGGCGTCGAGCGCACGCCGCAGCTCGTGCGCAGCGAGGACGTGAAGATGCCCTTCGCCGCCGGCCTCCTCCACCCCACGGTCGTGCTCCCCGCCGAGTGCGACCGCTGGGACGACGCCCGCCGGCGCGCCGTCCTCCTCCACGAACTCGCGCACATCTCGCGCAACGACCTGTTAGGGCACACGCTGGGACGCGTCGCCTGCGCCCTGTACTGGTTCCACCCACTGGTCTGGAGCGCCGCGCGACGCTTGCGCCTGGAGAGCGAGCGGGCGTGTGATGACCTGGCCCTCTCCTGTGGGGTTCGCCCGTCGTCGTACGCCGAGCACCTGCTCGACATCGTGACGAGCGTGCGGGAGCCGCTCACGCCGGTCGTGGCCATTCCCATGGCCGACCGCAGGGAGTTCGAGGGGCGCATGCTCGCCATCCTCGACCCCGACGTCCGGCGGCAGGGCTCGCGCCGGCAGTCGATGACGGTGGTGGCGGGACTGGCCGCGCTCGCCCTCGTCGTCGGCGGGAGCGCTCCGGCAGCTGCACGAGCGGCATCGGCCGATCCGACGCTGCGGCGCCCCCCCGGACGCGACGCGCGCGTCTCGCGGGCGGCCATGGCCCCGCTCGCGTCCCCGGTGCCGGGGGTGACGCGTTCGGAGGCGTTCGCCTCACCGGTTCCCCCGGTGCCTCCGGCGGGGACGCTGGCCGGTGCCGCGTCGCCCGCGTCGGCCGCGTCGCCCGCGTCGCCCGCGGCGGCCGCGGCGCGGCCTGTGCAGGTGCAGCTGGATACGCGCCTGGCGCAGGCCGACAGCGGCGAGCGTGCGGCACTCCTCACGCAGGTCCTGCGTTCCGACACCAGCGCGAGCATCCGACGCACCGCCGCATGGGGGCTGGAGCGCTACGTGGAACGCGCCGACGTCACCACGGCGCTCGCCCAGGCGCTGCGTGGTGACGCCAGCGGCAGCGTGCGCGAGATGGCCGCGTGGGCGCTCGGCGGGGGCGACGACACGCCCACGGCTCGCGCCGGCCTGCTCGCCGCGTTAGGCAGTGACCGAGACGCGACCGTGCGTGAGACCGCCGCCTGGGCTCTCGCACAGGTGACGGACGACGAGCGCGCCGACGACGTGGAGCGGGCCCTGACGACCGCGCTCCGCGACGACGTCGCCGCCGTCCGGGCGACGGCCTTGTGGGCGATCGGCACCCTGGGCAACGGCAAGGCCCCCGCGACCGTGGGTGACGCGCTGGCCGATCGCGATCCCCGCGTGCGCAGCATGGCGGCCTGGGTCCTGTTCAGGCGCGAGGATCCCGCCACGCTGCCGGTCATCGAGCGCGCCCTTGGCAAGGAAGACGACCCGCGCATCCGCGTCGCCTTGATCCGTGCGCTCGGCACGATGGGCGACGCGTCGGCCCCGACGCTCGCCCGGCTGCTCGACTCCCCCGACCGCGACGTGCGCGCCGCCGTGGTTGCCGCCCTCGCCGGGCAGAACAGTGCGCCCTGGCCAATGCCCATGCCTCGCCCCCGCCCCTTTCCCTAA
- a CDS encoding HEAT repeat domain-containing protein produces the protein MLKNQPSAFTRLAMLKLPVIFALGAATGGGIAATRGHAASMAATVPVVDAITAPSIVAPVPGATSSRPIMDVRGLLSALHGLPGVVCGLAAEAASGWGGDSWMNAPAPPLGPDVSARVRHFPRARLTPSDIRMVLDSVASSDPCVRELSVRLVGRLDAPLVEATLLQRLAATQAVATREASALALGLVGSKQAMAALQGLLGEESDGLRANAVWSLGRLDDARVAPAVRRALRDDAALVRDAAASALGMLEDQDAVDELLRVVRTDKVARVRRTAAWALGNLEEKRAGAGLVASLRAETDEEVRETIVWALGNIEATDAAPALADVLRRDANGDVREMAAWALGELEVASAAGALGEAAGGDAEPSVRATAAWALGQFELRQAPSGLIKAVTDRDPDVRTRAAWALAEMHDPQAITALRAALKGESAPDARKAQVRALVLSGEKSEAFFKELLTSDDPEVRAAAVGGMAGQRMHPWPWPMPRPRPFPE, from the coding sequence ATGCTGAAAAATCAACCCTCCGCCTTCACCCGACTCGCCATGCTCAAGCTCCCCGTCATCTTTGCGTTAGGCGCCGCGACCGGCGGCGGAATCGCTGCAACGCGCGGTCATGCCGCCAGTATGGCGGCGACAGTCCCCGTGGTCGACGCGATCACGGCACCCAGCATCGTCGCCCCCGTCCCCGGCGCCACATCCTCACGCCCCATCATGGACGTGCGCGGATTGCTCTCCGCCCTGCACGGCCTCCCGGGCGTGGTCTGCGGACTTGCTGCCGAAGCCGCCTCGGGATGGGGGGGAGATTCGTGGATGAACGCGCCCGCCCCGCCGCTTGGCCCCGACGTATCGGCGCGCGTACGGCACTTCCCGCGTGCCCGGCTCACCCCCTCCGACATCCGCATGGTCCTCGACTCCGTCGCGTCGAGCGATCCGTGCGTTCGTGAGCTCTCCGTGCGACTGGTCGGGCGCCTCGACGCCCCCCTGGTCGAGGCGACGCTCCTCCAGCGTCTCGCGGCAACGCAGGCCGTGGCCACGCGTGAGGCGTCGGCCCTGGCGCTCGGGCTCGTGGGGTCGAAGCAGGCGATGGCGGCGCTGCAGGGCCTCCTGGGGGAGGAAAGCGATGGCCTGCGCGCCAACGCCGTCTGGTCGCTCGGGCGCCTCGACGACGCGCGGGTCGCCCCCGCCGTGCGGCGCGCGCTGCGCGATGATGCCGCCCTCGTGCGCGACGCGGCGGCATCGGCGTTAGGCATGCTGGAGGACCAGGACGCGGTCGACGAGCTGCTGCGCGTCGTGCGCACGGACAAGGTCGCCCGCGTGCGGCGCACGGCCGCGTGGGCGCTCGGCAACCTCGAGGAAAAGCGGGCCGGCGCCGGGCTGGTCGCGTCGCTGCGTGCCGAGACGGACGAGGAGGTTCGCGAGACCATCGTGTGGGCCCTGGGAAACATCGAAGCGACCGACGCCGCCCCGGCGCTGGCCGACGTGCTGCGGCGCGATGCGAACGGCGACGTGCGCGAGATGGCCGCCTGGGCGCTGGGGGAGCTCGAGGTCGCATCGGCCGCCGGCGCGTTAGGCGAGGCGGCGGGCGGCGACGCCGAGCCGTCGGTGCGGGCGACCGCCGCGTGGGCGCTCGGGCAGTTCGAGTTGCGGCAGGCACCGTCGGGGCTCATCAAGGCCGTCACCGATCGAGACCCGGACGTGCGCACGCGCGCCGCGTGGGCGCTGGCCGAGATGCACGATCCGCAGGCGATCACCGCACTGCGCGCGGCCCTCAAGGGCGAGAGCGCCCCCGACGCGCGCAAGGCGCAGGTCCGCGCGCTCGTCCTCTCGGGCGAGAAGTCCGAGGCGTTCTTCAAGGAACTGCTCACCTCCGATGATCCCGAGGTGCGCGCGGCCGCCGTTGGCGGGATGGCGGGGCAGCGGATGCACCCATGGCCGTGGCCCATGCCACGTCCGCGTCCCTTCCCGGAGTAG